DNA from Conexivisphaera calida:
CTCACAGATGCCCAGAGCCCGCGCCCGGACAGCCGATCGCCCTCAGCCGCTCAAGGTCCTCCGGCGAGTCGACGTCCAGCACCACGCCCGGCGAGTCGACGTCGACCTCCAGCAGGAGGTTCCTCCTGAGCTCCATGAAGCCGGACAGGCCATGGTCGCCCGACACGGATGAGCGCGCGTCCTCGTAGAGCTCCCTTCCAAGGAGAACTGGGTGGCCCCTGGTCCCCCGATATCTGGGCGCTATGAGCGGCGCGGAGGAGTCCTCGCGTATCGCGGCGAGCAGCCTCGGGACCGGAGGAGGAATGAGCGGCATGTCTGCGGGCGAGAACTCCAGCGCGTCCGCCTGGTCCCCGAGCGAGGTTATCGCGGCCCTGACGCTGGAGGAGAGGCCCGACCGGTACTCACGGTTCTCCACCTCGTGGAACTCCAGCCCGTCCAGGGCGCGCAGCACCGCACCGCGATCGTTCCCCGTGACGACGGCCAGCGGCAGCCCGGACGCAAGTCCCACCTCAGCCGATGCCCGCACGAGGGGGCGACCGCACATGTCGGCCAGGAGCTTATTACCCCCGAACCTGGAGGAGAGGCCCGCGGCGAGCAGGACGTAGTACACCGGGCGCCGACGCACATGTGGGCATGGACGCGCCAGTATTTATAGGGAATTTCCAACAGTGGGGTGAGCTGACGGTCGACTGGACGGCGCGGCGCCAATTAGGGAGTGCCGCCTGTCCCCGGAGGTCGGGAACTTGATCGCGTCATCAATTCGAACTCGGTTCAAGACTGCACGTCGGTGGACCGGGAGGTGCCGCCCTCCTCCGTGCCGACGCGTATGGGCTCGATGAGGCCGTCCGCAATCGCCAGCCTGGCCGCGACCTTCACGTAGTGATGTTCGGCCCGCTCCGCCGCGAGGTACCTCATCCCGTCGACGATCCTGCCCCACGCCTTGCGCTCGCTCCTGCCCATCTCACCCCTCCGACCCTCGTACCACTCGACGAGCGATTTGAAGCTCTGGAACTTACCCTTGGTCGCCTCGTACACCTCCTCCGGCCTGAGCCATTTATCGACGTCCTGGTGGTCCTTCTCGTAGTCCGTGTGCACTTGGTAGTAGTGCTGTATCACGAGGTCCTCCCGCGCCCTCCCGTAATCCACGTCGCCCATGAGAATGTCCTCGAATACGTACGGGTGCGGATATATCTTCTCCCCGCACCGCGGACAGCGGAACGCGAGCCTCTCCCTCAGCCTGCGCCGCACGTTGTGTCTGTGGCGCGCCGCGAGCTCCTTCCTCGAGTACTGTGAGAACGACCTGATCCGATCGAGGTTGGCCTCCAGGTCCGGGATAGCGACCAGCGTCGCCTCCGGTCCA
Protein-coding regions in this window:
- a CDS encoding nucleotidyltransferase family protein, yielding MRRRPVYYVLLAAGLSSRFGGNKLLADMCGRPLVRASAEVGLASGLPLAVVTGNDRGAVLRALDGLEFHEVENREYRSGLSSSVRAAITSLGDQADALEFSPADMPLIPPPVPRLLAAIREDSSAPLIAPRYRGTRGHPVLLGRELYEDARSSVSGDHGLSGFMELRRNLLLEVDVDSPGVVLDVDSPEDLERLRAIGCPGAGSGHL